One window of the Candidatus Chryseobacterium colombiense genome contains the following:
- a CDS encoding sulfite exporter TauE/SafE family protein produces MTFNIILLFLGTIIAFWISAICGGGASLILIPILNLLLPSSVVPFSLTIGTFTSSASRISVFKKHIQWNIFFWFVPFSIPAVLLGAYLIKYVNPNYLQLIVSFFLIANLPELFKSKKLEKENQKPYSKFLLAVIGFFAGFISGITGAIGLLFNRFYLRFGLKKEEIVATRAANEVFLHLIKLIIYIFLGLYSKTALWLGITIAVATILSSYTVKYILPYLSEFLFKKIGYGAMVLSGILLLVGTSDKIIQQDNISLSTLHKNNKSESIISWRNIDLTIEFTFDDGFEVERVIQPDELPELLKEKHESLKNQYDRVHIEKVFTFNKEPTYEFYCYKNNQIVEKLEI; encoded by the coding sequence ATGACTTTCAATATCATACTTTTATTTTTAGGAACTATAATAGCTTTCTGGATAAGCGCCATTTGTGGTGGCGGAGCAAGCCTGATCCTCATTCCTATTTTAAATTTGCTGTTACCAAGCTCTGTTGTTCCTTTTTCTTTAACAATAGGAACTTTTACTAGTTCTGCATCCAGAATTTCCGTTTTCAAAAAACATATTCAATGGAATATTTTCTTCTGGTTTGTGCCTTTTTCAATTCCGGCAGTTTTATTGGGAGCCTATCTCATTAAATATGTTAATCCAAATTATCTTCAATTAATTGTTTCGTTTTTCCTTATTGCCAATCTGCCTGAATTATTTAAATCTAAAAAATTAGAGAAAGAAAATCAAAAGCCTTATTCTAAATTTTTATTAGCAGTGATCGGCTTTTTTGCAGGATTTATTTCAGGAATAACAGGAGCAATCGGCTTATTATTCAATCGCTTTTATCTCAGATTCGGGCTTAAAAAGGAAGAAATTGTGGCCACAAGAGCTGCTAATGAAGTTTTTCTACATCTTATTAAACTTATTATTTATATTTTTCTTGGTCTTTATTCCAAAACCGCATTATGGTTAGGAATCACAATTGCTGTTGCCACGATCTTATCATCCTATACAGTAAAATATATTCTCCCCTACTTAAGTGAATTTCTATTCAAGAAGATAGGTTATGGAGCTATGGTTTTATCAGGTATTCTACTGCTTGTAGGGACTTCTGATAAAATCATTCAGCAGGATAATATTTCATTATCTACTCTCCATAAAAACAACAAAAGCGAATCCATTATTTCATGGAGAAACATTGATCTTACGATAGAGTTTACCTTTGATGACGGATTTGAAGTAGAGAGAGTCATACAACCTGATGAATTACCTGAACTTCTTAAGGAAAAACATGAGAGTCTGAAAAATCAATATGACAGAGTACATATAGAAAAAGTTTTTACTTTCAATAAGGAGCCTACGTATGAATTTTATTGTTATAAGAACAATCAGATTGTCGAAAAATTAGAAATATAA
- a CDS encoding HAMP domain-containing sensor histidine kinase, with amino-acid sequence MKPLLSKATKPFIIYVLIILTISIPIYYWVVNTIWESELDEHNKTVAEKTSYEFNRLKLSDKELNKSIKLWNHIQPETNIEHVAINAPHEDSYFTINKQKNFNGKNEIERYRCLKKTVYINNQPFLFIIQTNIEESQSTIAVIAVTTVFFFIIIALGLLFLNRKLSSSIWKPFRNTLEKLKKFNLNTRPQVEFEKTDTLEFEELHESLNKLIEHSVSVYQAQKQFTENASHELQTPLTIIKHKVDILLQNENLTEEQYLIAEDINKALTRSSRINKNLLLLAKIGNNQFDNSEKIKFGVLVSQSLEMFEEHFNQKNLSVHSSIDPKIEVLGNSALCEVLINNLLINAIRHTFQNGSISVILTENVFEVSNSGTEKLNTESLFKRFSRFSSDNNGSGLGLAIINEICKFQKWQVGYTFENDHHIFSVTF; translated from the coding sequence TTGAAACCGTTATTAAGCAAAGCCACAAAGCCCTTTATCATTTATGTACTTATCATCCTTACGATAAGTATTCCTATCTATTACTGGGTAGTGAATACTATCTGGGAAAGCGAGCTGGACGAACACAATAAAACCGTTGCCGAGAAAACTTCTTATGAGTTTAACCGGCTTAAACTTTCTGATAAGGAGCTCAATAAAAGCATAAAGCTTTGGAATCATATCCAGCCAGAAACGAATATAGAACATGTGGCAATTAATGCTCCCCATGAAGATTCATATTTTACCATCAACAAACAAAAAAACTTCAACGGGAAAAACGAAATAGAACGTTACAGATGCTTAAAAAAGACCGTATATATTAATAATCAACCGTTCCTGTTTATAATACAAACCAATATTGAAGAATCACAATCCACGATTGCTGTCATTGCAGTAACTACTGTTTTCTTTTTTATTATCATTGCTTTAGGATTGTTATTTCTGAATAGAAAATTATCTTCCAGTATTTGGAAACCGTTCAGAAACACTTTGGAAAAGCTCAAAAAGTTTAATCTGAATACCCGCCCTCAAGTTGAATTTGAAAAAACAGATACTTTAGAATTTGAAGAGCTCCATGAATCACTGAATAAACTGATAGAACACAGTGTGTCCGTATATCAGGCTCAAAAGCAGTTTACGGAAAATGCGTCTCATGAATTACAGACTCCTCTTACAATTATTAAACATAAAGTTGATATTTTACTTCAAAATGAAAACTTGACGGAAGAGCAATATCTGATTGCGGAGGATATCAATAAAGCTTTAACACGCAGTTCGAGAATCAATAAAAATCTGTTGTTACTAGCGAAAATAGGTAATAATCAATTTGATAATTCGGAGAAAATTAAATTTGGTGTTCTGGTAAGCCAAAGTCTGGAAATGTTTGAGGAACATTTTAACCAGAAAAATCTTTCTGTGCATTCATCGATCGATCCAAAAATTGAAGTGCTTGGAAATAGCGCGTTATGCGAGGTCCTTATTAATAATTTACTAATCAATGCCATTCGTCATACTTTTCAAAACGGTTCAATATCTGTGATTTTAACTGAAAACGTTTTTGAAGTTTCAAATTCAGGAACCGAAAAACTGAATACCGAGTCTTTATTTAAAAGATTTTCACGATTTTCTTCCGACAATAACGGAAGCGGCTTAGGACTGGCTATCATTAATGAAATTTGTAAATTTCAGAAGTGGCAAGTAGGCTATACATTTGAAAATGATCATCATATTTTCTCCGTAACATTCTAA
- a CDS encoding response regulator transcription factor gives MKILIIEDEAELSKSIAEYLSEKSYLCEFASTFHEAMNKIETFDYACIILDIMLPDGNGLAILEALKKENKQDGVIIVSAKNSLDDKITGLQMGADDYLTKPFHLSELMARIYSIIRRKQFNNSNIIIQNELQIDVLAKTVSINHQNIELTKKEFDLLIYFIGNKNKVISKSTLAEHLSGDFADMLDNHDFVYAHIKNLKKKLYDAGCNHYLKTVYGTGYKWTS, from the coding sequence ATGAAAATTTTAATTATTGAAGACGAAGCAGAATTGTCCAAAAGTATTGCTGAATATCTTTCTGAAAAAAGTTATCTGTGTGAGTTTGCCTCTACCTTCCATGAAGCCATGAACAAAATAGAGACATTTGACTACGCCTGCATCATCCTGGATATTATGCTTCCCGACGGAAATGGCCTTGCTATTCTGGAAGCTTTAAAAAAAGAAAACAAACAGGACGGAGTGATTATTGTTTCTGCTAAAAATTCATTGGATGATAAAATAACAGGCCTTCAAATGGGAGCAGATGATTATCTCACAAAGCCTTTTCACCTTTCTGAATTAATGGCAAGAATCTACTCTATTATCCGCAGAAAACAGTTTAATAATTCTAATATTATCATTCAAAACGAACTACAAATCGATGTTTTAGCAAAAACCGTTTCTATCAATCATCAGAATATTGAGCTTACAAAAAAGGAATTTGATCTGCTCATTTATTTTATCGGAAATAAAAATAAGGTCATTTCAAAAAGTACGCTTGCAGAGCATTTATCCGGTGACTTTGCCGATATGCTGGATAATCATGATTTCGTGTATGCCCATATTAAAAATCTGAAGAAGAAACTTTACGATGCGGGTTGCAATCATTATCTGAAAACAGTCTATGGAACTGGTTATAAATGGACTTCCTAA
- the ggt gene encoding gamma-glutamyltransferase, with translation MKKIAIVFIIFSFSVSAQYTDINIIKEVKVKNKGVVVSAHPLASEAGAKILRMGGNAYDAVIATQYALAVVYPQAGNIGGGGFLVGVKNNGEKFTIDYRETAPKKASRDMYLDKTGKADTDLSQNGRLAVGIPGSIAGFFATLKYGKLPMDKIIQPAIDLAEKGFAITEQEANLLNSHKANFQKYNQASIVFVKDTPWKAGDLLVQKELAETLKLIQKLGTKGFYEGKTAQLLVSEMKRGNGIITAEDLKNYKVAERKALEFDYKGIQIISMPLPSSGGILLAQMLKMSGYENLEKYQQNSTQAVQIMTEAERRAFADRAEYMGDPDFIQDKTSYLTSDEYLKNRWKNFSFSKATPSAEVGKIIKQPKESTETTHISVIDKEGNMAAVTTTLNGLYGSKVVVTGAGFFLNNEMDDFSVKPGVPNMFGAVGGEANAIQPNKRMLSSMTPTIILKNGKPYMVVGTPGGTTIPTSVFQSIVNLIDFKLNANISVNAPKFHHQWLPETIAFEKNFPETTIKELEKLGYKTEKWGQIGRTEMILIDENGNIHAVADGRGDDSVGVE, from the coding sequence ATGAAAAAGATCGCCATCGTATTTATCATTTTTTCTTTCTCTGTTTCAGCACAATACACGGATATCAACATTATAAAAGAGGTTAAAGTAAAAAATAAAGGAGTGGTTGTTTCAGCTCATCCTCTTGCGAGTGAAGCCGGAGCAAAAATTCTGAGAATGGGTGGAAATGCGTATGACGCTGTTATTGCAACTCAATATGCCTTAGCTGTTGTTTATCCTCAGGCAGGAAATATTGGTGGTGGCGGATTTCTGGTCGGAGTAAAAAATAACGGAGAAAAATTCACGATAGATTACCGTGAAACAGCCCCTAAAAAGGCATCAAGAGATATGTATCTTGACAAAACCGGTAAAGCCGACACAGACCTATCTCAAAATGGAAGATTAGCCGTAGGAATTCCGGGAAGTATTGCCGGTTTTTTTGCCACGTTAAAATATGGTAAGCTTCCCATGGATAAGATTATTCAACCTGCTATTGATCTTGCAGAAAAAGGATTTGCCATCACAGAACAGGAGGCTAATTTACTGAATTCTCATAAAGCTAATTTTCAGAAATACAATCAAGCATCCATTGTTTTTGTAAAAGATACTCCCTGGAAAGCAGGAGATCTTTTGGTACAGAAAGAATTGGCAGAGACTTTAAAATTAATACAAAAACTAGGTACAAAAGGCTTTTACGAAGGGAAAACTGCCCAGCTGCTCGTTTCTGAAATGAAAAGAGGAAACGGAATAATCACAGCAGAAGATTTAAAGAATTATAAAGTTGCCGAAAGAAAAGCCTTAGAGTTTGATTACAAAGGAATTCAAATCATATCTATGCCGCTACCTTCAAGTGGTGGAATTTTATTGGCACAAATGCTGAAAATGTCAGGTTACGAAAATCTCGAAAAGTATCAGCAAAATTCAACACAAGCAGTACAGATCATGACAGAAGCCGAGAGAAGGGCTTTTGCTGACAGAGCTGAATATATGGGCGATCCGGACTTTATTCAGGATAAAACCTCCTATTTAACTTCTGATGAGTATTTAAAAAACAGATGGAAAAATTTCAGCTTTAGTAAAGCAACTCCAAGTGCTGAAGTGGGAAAAATCATAAAACAACCCAAAGAATCTACGGAAACCACTCATATTTCTGTTATTGACAAGGAAGGCAACATGGCTGCAGTTACCACGACTTTAAATGGATTGTACGGAAGTAAAGTTGTAGTTACGGGTGCCGGGTTTTTCCTAAACAATGAAATGGACGATTTTTCGGTAAAACCAGGTGTTCCGAATATGTTCGGAGCGGTAGGCGGAGAAGCCAATGCGATCCAGCCAAACAAAAGAATGCTTTCTTCCATGACACCAACGATTATCCTTAAAAATGGAAAACCCTATATGGTTGTCGGAACTCCGGGCGGAACAACAATCCCAACATCTGTTTTTCAGTCGATTGTTAACCTTATTGATTTTAAATTGAATGCTAATATTTCGGTAAATGCTCCAAAATTTCATCATCAGTGGCTTCCTGAAACAATTGCTTTTGAAAAAAACTTTCCTGAAACCACCATTAAAGAACTAGAAAAACTTGGCTACAAAACGGAAAAATGGGGACAAATAGGAAGAACGGAAATGATCCTGATTGATGAAAACGGAAATATTCATGCGGTTGCAGACGGCCGAGGTGATGATTCTGTAGGTGTTGAATAG
- a CDS encoding NAD-dependent epimerase/dehydratase family protein, with protein sequence MESYTERILITGALGQIGTELTNRLVEIHGADNVVASGLDRWQKGITSAGHYERMDVTNTQLVRQVIKDYEITTVYHLASLLSGTSEKQPIFAWKLNLEPLLHFCELAKEGLIKKIFWPSSIAVFGKGIPKENVGQDVVLNPTTVYGISKMAGEKWCEYYFDKHGVDVRSIRYPGLISWKTPAGGGTTDYAVEIFYEAIEEGKYTSFISENTGMPMLYMDDAINATLKLMEAPSENLTVRSSYNLGGMSFTPKELAEEIKREIPEFTIDYKPDFRQQIADSWPASIDDSVAKKDWGLTYDFGISEMSKDMIKNLKVKLGKN encoded by the coding sequence ATGGAATCCTATACGGAAAGAATACTGATTACAGGTGCTCTGGGACAGATCGGCACCGAACTTACCAACAGGCTTGTTGAAATTCACGGAGCAGATAATGTGGTTGCTTCCGGGCTAGACAGATGGCAAAAAGGAATTACTTCTGCCGGTCATTATGAAAGAATGGATGTTACCAATACTCAATTGGTAAGACAGGTGATTAAAGACTATGAGATCACTACTGTTTATCATTTGGCTTCATTGTTATCAGGAACCTCAGAAAAGCAGCCTATTTTTGCCTGGAAACTGAATCTTGAGCCTCTTCTTCATTTCTGTGAATTGGCGAAAGAAGGACTGATTAAAAAGATCTTCTGGCCAAGTTCTATCGCGGTATTTGGAAAAGGAATTCCCAAAGAAAATGTAGGACAGGATGTGGTATTAAATCCTACGACGGTTTACGGAATCTCTAAAATGGCTGGAGAAAAATGGTGTGAATATTATTTTGATAAGCATGGAGTAGATGTAAGAAGTATCAGATATCCTGGATTGATTTCATGGAAAACTCCCGCAGGTGGAGGAACTACTGACTATGCAGTTGAAATTTTCTATGAAGCTATTGAAGAAGGAAAATATACCAGCTTCATTTCAGAGAATACAGGAATGCCGATGTTGTATATGGATGATGCCATTAATGCTACTCTTAAATTAATGGAAGCTCCGTCAGAAAATCTTACGGTTCGTTCATCTTATAATTTGGGTGGAATGTCATTTACGCCAAAAGAACTGGCAGAAGAAATTAAGAGAGAAATTCCTGAATTTACAATCGATTATAAACCGGATTTCAGACAGCAGATTGCAGATTCTTGGCCGGCTTCAATCGATGATTCTGTAGCGAAAAAAGATTGGGGGCTGACTTATGATTTCGGAATTTCAGAGATGTCAAAAGATATGATTAAGAACCTTAAAGTAAAATTAGGTAAAAATTAA
- a CDS encoding polysaccharide deacetylase, with translation MILFTFNIVNIEACPRNGAEISDEERLKISENNTKAILRILDIHDVKASFFVEISIAQKLQNLIKAISSQGHEIAFYNKNSTLHEIEEVKKFTQDFLEKQIRGIRQKDVKLPQQDLKLLEFNYVSNIDNANILFPFKRLKRNTEIIEEEGLSIVPESISPYSQLPYNDFVFQILPMKYYRNMVFETLKNDDFVLIYLNSWQFTDFSKYQFDIPFFRRLNSGKKMEDKLDALLSWINEKEMATSRMKDYIF, from the coding sequence ATGATATTATTCACTTTTAACATTGTAAATATAGAAGCTTGCCCCAGAAATGGAGCTGAGATTTCCGATGAAGAAAGGTTGAAAATATCAGAGAACAATACAAAAGCGATTCTCAGAATTTTGGATATTCATGATGTTAAAGCAAGTTTTTTTGTAGAGATTTCTATTGCTCAAAAACTTCAGAATTTAATAAAAGCAATTTCATCCCAAGGGCATGAAATTGCTTTTTACAATAAAAATTCTACTCTTCATGAAATTGAAGAAGTAAAGAAATTCACACAAGATTTTTTAGAAAAACAGATCCGCGGAATTCGCCAGAAAGATGTCAAGCTTCCTCAGCAGGATTTGAAATTGTTGGAATTTAATTATGTTTCCAATATTGATAATGCCAATATTCTTTTTCCTTTTAAGCGCCTAAAAAGAAATACGGAAATCATAGAGGAGGAAGGATTGAGTATTGTTCCGGAAAGCATCTCTCCGTACAGTCAGTTGCCTTACAATGATTTTGTATTTCAGATCCTGCCAATGAAATATTATCGGAATATGGTTTTTGAAACCCTGAAGAATGATGACTTTGTTTTAATTTATCTTAATTCCTGGCAGTTTACAGACTTTAGTAAATACCAGTTCGATATTCCGTTCTTCAGAAGGTTGAATTCGGGCAAAAAAATGGAGGACAAATTAGATGCCCTCCTTAGCTGGATTAACGAGAAGGAGATGGCTACTTCACGTATGAAAGATTATATTTTTTAA
- a CDS encoding metallophosphoesterase, whose amino-acid sequence MQRNFLIIAAIFLFLEIYIYQAIRTLTDNFWIRTGYWAVSLIIYGIFAYEVTHFSRADRSTARAQVTISLFLVFILPKIFIVLFLLIDDIFRTGGYLIGLTQSTNENFFPERRKFLSLAGLGLGGVLSALFIDGITFGKYRHKVRRVRINFTNLPKSFKGYKIVQISDVHSGSFSDPSKLEHAINLINEQNPDLVLFTGDMVNNVADEFKPFIPLFSKIKAKDGKFAVLGNHDYGDYVDWKSADAKKQNLETLIDYERQAGFDMLRNEHRIIEKNGEKLYILGVENWGLKPFPQFGRLDDALKDVPESATKILMSHDPTHFDYVVKKHPNNIHLTLSGHTHGMQFGLDLKNVKWSPVQYKYPKWADLYESEGKMLYVNRGFGVLGYPGRVGVLPEITLFELA is encoded by the coding sequence ATGCAGAGAAATTTTTTAATTATTGCCGCTATTTTTTTATTCCTGGAAATATACATTTATCAGGCAATAAGAACACTGACCGATAACTTTTGGATAAGAACCGGTTATTGGGCAGTTTCCTTAATTATTTACGGTATTTTCGCCTATGAAGTCACTCACTTTAGCAGAGCCGACAGAAGTACCGCAAGAGCTCAGGTTACGATCTCTTTATTTTTAGTTTTTATTCTTCCTAAAATTTTTATTGTTCTGTTTCTATTGATTGACGATATTTTCAGAACCGGAGGTTATTTAATAGGCTTAACACAGTCTACAAATGAAAACTTCTTTCCCGAAAGAAGAAAATTTTTAAGCTTGGCAGGATTAGGATTAGGTGGTGTATTATCCGCTTTATTTATTGATGGTATTACCTTTGGAAAATACCGCCATAAAGTAAGGAGGGTAAGAATAAATTTCACCAATCTTCCTAAGAGCTTTAAAGGTTATAAAATTGTACAGATTTCAGACGTTCACAGTGGAAGTTTTTCCGATCCCAGTAAACTGGAACATGCTATTAACTTAATTAACGAACAAAATCCTGACCTGGTCTTGTTCACCGGAGATATGGTGAACAATGTTGCCGATGAATTCAAGCCTTTCATTCCGTTATTTTCTAAAATCAAGGCGAAAGATGGTAAGTTTGCCGTATTGGGAAATCATGATTATGGTGATTATGTAGACTGGAAATCTGCGGATGCTAAAAAACAAAACCTGGAAACACTCATCGATTACGAAAGACAGGCCGGTTTCGACATGCTTCGGAATGAACACAGAATTATTGAAAAGAATGGTGAGAAGCTATATATCTTAGGTGTTGAAAACTGGGGATTAAAACCATTCCCACAGTTTGGAAGACTGGATGATGCTTTAAAAGACGTTCCTGAATCAGCAACAAAGATTTTAATGAGCCACGATCCTACCCATTTCGATTATGTCGTAAAAAAACATCCTAATAACATCCACTTAACACTTTCCGGGCACACACACGGTATGCAGTTCGGACTGGATTTAAAAAACGTGAAATGGTCTCCTGTTCAGTATAAATATCCAAAGTGGGCCGATTTATATGAAAGTGAAGGAAAAATGCTTTATGTAAACAGAGGTTTCGGCGTATTAGGATATCCGGGAAGAGTCGGTGTTTTGCCGGAAATCACGCTTTTTGAATTGGCTTAA
- a CDS encoding ketoacyl-ACP synthase III: protein MPNTIIIGSGSYLPSRIIGRDYFLDSEFYTEDGVKIDKPVEETIAKFVEITEIENRRFIEDDLSNSQIGYEAAKIAIADAKIDQEELDYIIYASNFGEVTVNGYADFMPTMAARVKNKLGIKNRKCVTYDMLFGCPGWVEGMILANTLIKAGSAKTILVIGGETLSRVTDPSDRNRMIFADGAGAVVVKATDEENVGIIAHNTICDNGIELDYLANGPSINKDADQTRLFVRMQGRKIYEYALKNVPAAIKETIEDAGLSLEDINKILIHQANAKMDYAMIERLHKLYNVKDYDHSISPMTIQDFGNSSVATIPTMYDLIIKGKMEGQTFKEKGNIVMTSVGAGMNINAIVYRFP from the coding sequence ATGCCTAATACGATCATTATTGGTTCTGGATCTTATCTTCCCAGCAGAATAATTGGAAGAGATTATTTTCTAGATTCAGAGTTTTATACAGAAGACGGGGTGAAGATTGACAAACCTGTTGAAGAAACTATTGCGAAATTTGTAGAAATTACAGAAATAGAAAACAGGAGATTCATAGAAGATGATCTTTCAAATTCACAAATCGGGTATGAAGCTGCAAAGATCGCTATTGCAGACGCAAAAATAGATCAGGAAGAGCTAGATTATATTATCTACGCGAGTAATTTCGGGGAAGTTACCGTAAACGGATACGCTGACTTCATGCCAACAATGGCCGCAAGAGTAAAAAACAAACTAGGCATTAAAAACAGAAAGTGCGTCACTTATGATATGCTTTTCGGATGCCCAGGATGGGTAGAAGGAATGATTTTAGCTAACACATTGATTAAAGCCGGATCAGCAAAAACTATTCTGGTAATAGGAGGTGAAACTCTAAGCAGAGTAACCGATCCATCCGACAGAAACAGGATGATCTTCGCAGACGGAGCCGGAGCGGTTGTGGTAAAAGCTACCGATGAGGAAAATGTAGGAATTATTGCCCACAACACCATCTGCGACAATGGTATCGAGCTTGATTATTTAGCAAACGGACCTTCTATCAATAAAGACGCAGACCAAACCCGTTTATTTGTAAGAATGCAGGGAAGAAAAATTTATGAGTACGCTCTTAAAAATGTTCCGGCAGCTATTAAAGAAACTATTGAAGACGCAGGTCTTTCCCTTGAAGATATCAACAAAATTTTAATTCATCAAGCCAACGCTAAAATGGATTACGCAATGATCGAGAGGCTTCACAAGCTTTATAATGTGAAAGATTACGATCATTCCATCTCTCCAATGACGATCCAGGATTTTGGAAACTCGTCTGTTGCAACAATTCCTACCATGTATGATTTAATAATTAAAGGAAAAATGGAGGGTCAAACGTTTAAAGAAAAAGGTAACATTGTGATGACTTCGGTAGGTGCCGGAATGAACATCAATGCTATCGTTTATAGATTTCCTTAA
- the ubiE gene encoding bifunctional demethylmenaquinone methyltransferase/2-methoxy-6-polyprenyl-1,4-benzoquinol methylase UbiE, with protein sequence MTKDINQVTPYNSEATKKSQVEDMFDNIAPKYDLLNRVLSLKIDVLWRNTLVKWMKNDHPQEVLDVATGTGDLAITIEKGTGSKVIGLDLSQQMLNVGVIKIKKLNLDGKISMQKGDAENLPFEDNRFDAVSVAFGVRNFENLTKGLAELRRVVKDNKSVYILEFSKVEGFLGPLYMFYFKNILPAIGRLVSKDNRAYTYLPDSVNAFPFGEKMRQILLDTGFKKVEYKKLSLGIATIYKATK encoded by the coding sequence TTGACAAAAGATATCAACCAAGTAACTCCCTACAATTCTGAGGCTACAAAGAAAAGCCAGGTAGAGGACATGTTCGACAATATTGCTCCGAAATACGATCTTCTGAATCGTGTTTTATCTCTGAAAATTGATGTTTTATGGAGAAATACTTTAGTGAAATGGATGAAAAATGATCATCCTCAAGAAGTGCTGGATGTGGCTACAGGAACGGGAGATTTAGCAATTACAATTGAAAAAGGAACAGGTTCCAAAGTAATTGGTTTAGATTTATCGCAACAAATGTTAAATGTTGGCGTTATTAAAATAAAAAAACTTAATTTAGACGGCAAAATTTCCATGCAAAAGGGAGATGCGGAAAATTTACCTTTCGAGGACAATAGATTCGATGCTGTTTCCGTTGCATTTGGAGTAAGGAATTTTGAGAACCTTACCAAAGGGTTAGCAGAATTAAGAAGAGTAGTTAAAGATAACAAGAGTGTTTATATACTGGAGTTTTCAAAGGTTGAGGGGTTCTTAGGGCCATTATATATGTTTTACTTCAAAAATATATTACCTGCTATAGGCAGACTGGTTTCAAAAGATAATAGGGCATATACATATCTTCCGGATTCTGTAAATGCTTTTCCTTTCGGGGAAAAGATGAGACAAATTCTTTTAGATACAGGATTTAAAAAAGTTGAATATAAAAAACTAAGTTTAGGTATAGCCACAATTTATAAAGCAACAAAGTAA
- a CDS encoding porin family protein — MNKFLLRALVLASVNIAVLANAQFFRTRNRMDKLEDFDEQKFSWGFYLNGNMLDYRIVLNPRYGTYGNQNLVSSKESTSFGAGLIAKWRLNDYLDLRMEPGLQFAQRKLTFNTQTNDQYQNGTLTNDPFIPMALSDKDRNREVKSTLVDVPVLLELHGHRWYNSRPYVAAGVNYVVNLQSNSNSTDDNMQQVFRSTTHNFAWSAEMGIQFYFNKFKLTPAIRGTFFMNNEMVADNATTPPYWASAISTLQTRAIMFVLKFE, encoded by the coding sequence ATGAATAAATTTTTATTAAGAGCACTGGTTTTAGCGTCAGTAAATATCGCCGTTTTGGCAAATGCACAATTCTTCAGAACCCGAAACAGAATGGATAAGCTGGAAGACTTTGATGAGCAAAAGTTCAGTTGGGGATTTTATTTGAATGGCAATATGCTGGATTACCGTATAGTACTTAATCCAAGATACGGTACTTATGGCAACCAGAATCTTGTTTCTTCCAAAGAAAGTACAAGTTTTGGAGCTGGTCTTATCGCAAAATGGAGACTTAATGATTATTTAGATCTAAGAATGGAACCAGGGTTACAGTTTGCTCAAAGAAAATTAACATTCAATACTCAGACTAATGACCAATATCAAAATGGTACATTAACGAATGATCCTTTTATCCCAATGGCTCTTTCTGATAAGGATCGAAACAGAGAAGTTAAATCTACTTTAGTTGATGTTCCTGTATTATTAGAACTTCACGGACACAGATGGTACAACTCAAGGCCTTATGTTGCTGCAGGGGTAAATTATGTAGTAAACCTACAGTCTAATTCGAACTCTACAGATGATAATATGCAGCAGGTTTTCAGATCTACAACACATAACTTTGCTTGGTCTGCTGAGATGGGTATTCAGTTCTACTTTAATAAATTTAAATTGACACCAGCAATCAGAGGAACTTTCTTCATGAATAATGAAATGGTTGCAGATAATGCAACGACTCCTCCATATTGGGCATCAGCTATATCTACTTTACAGACAAGAGCAATCATGTTTGTATTGAAGTTTGAATAA
- a CDS encoding cell division protein ZapA, producing the protein MEVRRITINIAGRVYPLNVPAAEEETLRKVGKQIENMIKDFEQNFDVRDKQDALAMCALKLGTNAEVVSMNYEKNITSTNERLSKINQSLNEIGK; encoded by the coding sequence ATGGAGGTAAGGAGAATAACCATAAACATTGCAGGAAGAGTGTATCCGCTGAATGTACCCGCAGCAGAGGAGGAAACTTTGCGTAAAGTGGGGAAGCAGATAGAGAATATGATTAAAGATTTTGAACAAAATTTCGATGTAAGAGACAAACAGGATGCTTTGGCAATGTGTGCCCTAAAATTGGGAACCAATGCGGAAGTAGTGTCTATGAACTACGAAAAAAATATAACTTCTACCAACGAAAGATTAAGCAAAATTAATCAATCGCTGAATGAAATTGGAAAATAA